CATTTCATTTACATGCTTACAcatcttatatatatagacttcATACAGAAGTCAAACATATAATATGAAACATaccatcaaattaaattttggacTGTTTTCTGATagactttttaattaatatttatgttaatCTATTTAGACTGTTTATGCTACCCAATTAATCCAAATGCATTGAACATTTTATGACAGACTGGCATATGCTCtcaatttttagatttttgtgAGTAAGCCTATAGTCTAAGTTGAAATATgctatttttgtattaaatggTGGTGTTGGGAAATGTCCAAATGTTGGCTGGAACAGCAACTAGGAAATTGTTGAAAGTGATTTTCTTGATagtttgtatatttttcatattttttctaatagcaaattagtactcctattGCTTATAGCTATGAATTACTTAtagttataaattatttataagaggggtatttgtttataaattttcatcaatttctagttttgtagatcaattttaaaatttgtttgtaaattatataaattattgatttattctgATGACTTACGCGGCACTATCGAACATCAAATAAGATAACGTCACATTGCCaccaaatttaataatttcatttgtcGTACTCATCTCCGTCTCAAatctcatttctcatttaTCGTATTCTCTATTTCatctcattattttttaatataaataaaccgAAAGTCAACATAATATGACGTTGTATCGTTGTCTACAATGTGACATCATTTTGGTTGACGCCCCATAAAGATACATAGGTAATCCTCAAGTTATGTTGACGCAAgaatattgattgattgaattaatattattgttacaGGACcagaataaatcaatattgattgatttaataatcataataattaaCATTATGCTGAttgaataaatcaatttttacaagctactataaaaataaaaatttgacaaaaagtttaagagtttaaaaaaattatcctTCACAAGAGAAGCTATATAAAAATTAGGGTTGGGAGTTTTGGCacaaaaatgaagtgagaCAGAAATAGTATAATTAGTATTGCTGCACTGTTAGTACTTTTTCAGATTGTAGCTTAATTTATATTAGCAATTCATGTGAGGTATTTATTActttaatcattaaaatataaattggacACATCTGCACCAAACTTTGTACTCCAATTTAATAAGTAccttttttcataaatttgctcATCCATTCCTCTTGTCCAGATACAGTTTGTTTCATTAATTTTCCCTAACCCTATTTAGACTATATTTATCCACAATTGGTCACAACCGAAAATgctagaaaatgaatatttgtatgaaaaaggaaatgtaatgtgcataaaataatagctcatttaatttgttggaggacacaatttaattttaatgtaacaCATGTCACCATATTATTGATCTGGTAATAAgtcttttataaattacacaaattgtaaaaaaataaataaaagttaggCTTGATAATTTGAATGGAATCAATGGATCAGTGTGTAATCGAAATATAGATATACTACATTACTACTATACTAATCATGAAGTGAAAGAAACTTTATTATTCCATAACTTTTAAACTATGCGAGTTAGGTTATAATTTTAATgcagtttatatttttttataaaacttatTTTCACGATTATAAGGTGCTTATTTAATGAGATGGCATTATGAATTAGTGCAATAAAGTTTTAACCCCTTTGACATCGTGATGGATAGAgtaaatcttaaaattaagacgtaaaaaatgcaaattaagaaggaaaattttgaaattgattaaaatgagGAAAACAATATTGTTTTGCCCCAATTGagatatttaagaaaatgaataaagcaTTCAAAATAGAAGAGAGCCTTATTAATTACAGAAAATGCTCTGACTTCAatccaaaccctaatttgaaaaatccaaaacccccaaattaCTGCATAATCAACTACCGAAGAAGCCAGAGAAATTACCATTCAATTCGCGCAGTAATGGCGAATGCTCCGCCGCCTAACCTTCTCGACGAGTCACTTGGCGGCACATCCGGCGGCGGAAGGATGATTCTGGTGGAGGACTGCGTGGAGACCAGCGGAGCTTTCGTGGTGCACCACTTGCTCAAGCGAGCTCTCCACTCTCACTCTTCCGACGCCGTCGTGTTTCTCTCCTTCTCTCACCCTTTCTCTCACTACGATCGCGTTCTCCGCAAAATGGTAACCTTCCCTCCCCTGCTGCTTCTTAGTGAAAATTGTAATTTCCGCTTGTGTTATTAGGCtcggattttttttaattaccaTGGTTGAATCCAAAGTTGTGAAGAGGAGGTTGCTTGTTGTTACAGGGCTGCAATCTGAGTGTTCAAAGAGATAATAAGAGATTGCTGTTCTTTGACATGCTTGCATTGGATCATCTAGGTGAGGATTCTATGTCGAAAATCGAGTTTTAGGGCTTTTTATTGTCTTAGCTTGTTGGTTTCTGATGTTTAGAATTACAAATGCTAAATTAGTGATAACTTATTGCTGGACATTTTGAATGTGGAGCACTCCAATTTTATGTTGAATGTGTTTCTCAACGATTAGGGGCCGTTTACTTTCACTGATAGGATAAATAGATAGTATAGCATTTGATTATCTAATCCTTTGAGTACTCGATCATATGTTTTATCATCCCCTTAGTAGTGTAGTGGCATCTCTTTGTGAATGAGCGACTGGATAAAGTATTTGGTGTAAACTAATTGTATGATATTGTTAGATAGGAATCGAGGAAAGACTAGCGAGGATATACTCATTGCCTTGTATGGAGAAGTTCAGAAAGCAGTAGAGGTTTCTCGATCACACGAAGCCAGACATCACATCACTGTAGTGATAGATGATGTCTCTCTTATGGAAGTGGATGCCAATGGCTCATCTGACCTTGTTCTTGATTTTCTGCGCTACTGCTGCAGTTTAACAGCTCAGTTTGTGAGTTTCCATTTGCAATTCTCTGTTTCGCTTTTTTGCTCCCAGCTTTATGAAGATGTTCTTACTACATATGATTCGGACAGGGTTGTTCGCTTATTGCTCTTAACCACGGAGATGTGTATTCGACAGTGGATCAACCTAACCTTCTTTTACAATTGGAGTACTTGGCGGATATAGTGATAAAGGTCGAACCTTTGGCTACTGGTTTGGCGAAAGATGTTCATGGACAGGTATAATTGTTGAAGACAAGAGTCATATTTTAACTACTCCATTTATGTAGATTACTGAATATGCTCTCTTTGGATATTTTTCTGATTACTCTTTTGTTTGTTGATAGTTGACTGTTACCAACAGAAATCTTCAAGTTGACTCTGGCAAATCAAGAAGCAGGATTCATAATTTCCAGTTCAGGATAAAGGATAACAGCGTCGAATATTTCTATCCCGGGAGTAAGACTTGAAATCGACAAACGAGCTTCAAGAATTGAGTTTTGCTGCGAATATTGAAGTCAAGAATCGAGCTTTATTGCGATACTGAAGTCTATTTTGTCCTTTGACAAGCTCCATATGATGAGATCTCATTGTTTGTTACCCGTCTAACGGGTCAAGATCTGTTAAACTACAGCCACATTTTCAAATTGTATTGTAATTTGATCTGTCACTGGATTTGAGTATCAGTTTTGATGATATATAGGGCATTCTGTTGAGGAGAATAACAtctagaaaagaaaacaaaaaaatcaacatagAATTATAACTAGCAAGTAGTAGTAACTTACATAGATTGGCAGCTCTCTtatatatcaacaaatacaaaactgtgaaaaataattataacgtTATTAATCCATTACCAAGTAGCTAAGCCACTTTAGAATGTTCTTGAAAGAATAAACTACACTTGAAGCCTTCTGCGACTATGTAAACTACGTATATATAAGTTTCGACTGATACTAAATATGCATGTGAAGAACACATGCGAAGAATGAGTTTGCTAACAGTAGAGAAACTGCCTTGGCCGTAGCAGGGATCAGGCTGCAGCTGTTCTTTTATCTTCATGATCATCAAGATTTAGAACATGAAGAAGCTTGGTCCAGGATTCTGGGATTCCCCCAGGAAGATCAAACTCCAACAGTCTTCCACGTAGGCGATAAAAGTCCTCCACAGGTCGACTCTGAATCAAGATTAAGAGTATtcacataaaatcaaattcattaTAGAGCGATCAAATAGTCATTTATCAAGAGGTATCCCACTTCCCACTAAGCAGCTACGTGTCTACAGTTGGATGCATACCATATATAATGTCTTAAATACCTATCGAGTCCGTGACATGGCAATCAAGTCGTCAAGAGAGTATGGAAATTACCTGTTCGTTATATACTCGCAGGCGTTCTTTGACAACTTCTTCGTTGTCATCAGAACGTGTGATCAGTTTCGATTCACATTGTGGAGGAGGAGGTAGGGGAGGCATGTACATTCTTGGATTTCCATTTTCTCCCTTGATGTCAATGCAGGCAACATTATAGTTCCCTCCACACTCACTGCAAGTTCTTCTCCCGAGGCATTTTGCAATTAATGCTTCCTCTCGTAGTTTTAGATTGATTACCAAATCAATATCTGTTACGTCTTCCAGAATTTCCTGTATCAACAAAGCATTCAGGAAACATATAATGACAGAGAGTTTGCAGCTCCTCTAATTG
The genomic region above belongs to Salvia hispanica cultivar TCC Black 2014 chromosome 3, UniMelb_Shisp_WGS_1.0, whole genome shotgun sequence and contains:
- the LOC125214430 gene encoding elongator complex protein 6, encoding MANAPPPNLLDESLGGTSGGGRMILVEDCVETSGAFVVHHLLKRALHSHSSDAVVFLSFSHPFSHYDRVLRKMGCNLSVQRDNKRLLFFDMLALDHLDRNRGKTSEDILIALYGEVQKAVEVSRSHEARHHITVVIDDVSLMEVDANGSSDLVLDFLRYCCSLTAQFGCSLIALNHGDVYSTVDQPNLLLQLEYLADIVIKVEPLATGLAKDVHGQLTVTNRNLQVDSGKSRSRIHNFQFRIKDNSVEYFYPGSKT